One Nocardia iowensis DNA window includes the following coding sequences:
- a CDS encoding MDR family MFS transporter, producing the protein MTSTAESPPVPIVLTQKRIWLIFAALIAGMFLASLDQMIVGTAMPTIVGELGGVSHMAWTATSYLLATTIVMPIYGKFGDMFGRRWLFLFAVTVFTAASVGAAASTGFWEFIVFRGLQGVGGGGLMILAQAIIADVVPAKDRGKYMAPMGAVFGITSVAGPLLGGFFADTLGWRWCFWINVPIGLAALFIAFRYLSVPSHRPKTRPDYLGVLLMSAATTLLILITDWGGKQYAWGSTTMVTMIAALVIVVAAFIAVEARAEEPMLPLWLFRNRTFVLTSAIGLLVGLVMFAALAFIPTYLQMATGASASVSGLLLIPMMVGLMIALMGSMAAITKTGRYRIYPPLGALIIILGMLWLTQLTAHTAMWVVSAMLFVMGAGLGLIMQIIVLVVQNAVAPDQIGTATSANNYFREMGGAIGVAVFGSIFTSRLTEGLTDAFVSHGPEVMAAKLDPGALVPSVVKNLPADLHDAIVGAYVHALVPGFWYLIPGAIIAFLLALFIPQLKLSDEAGMVARGEAVMDKAESTEDGKPDPRLVTEHS; encoded by the coding sequence ATGACCTCGACGGCTGAATCGCCGCCAGTCCCGATTGTCTTGACCCAGAAGCGAATCTGGCTCATCTTCGCCGCGCTGATCGCGGGCATGTTCCTGGCCAGCCTCGATCAGATGATCGTCGGCACCGCCATGCCGACCATTGTCGGCGAGCTCGGCGGCGTCTCACACATGGCCTGGACCGCTACCTCGTACCTGCTGGCCACCACCATCGTGATGCCGATCTACGGAAAATTCGGCGACATGTTCGGCAGGCGTTGGCTTTTCCTGTTCGCGGTCACCGTCTTCACGGCCGCGTCCGTCGGCGCCGCCGCGTCGACCGGTTTCTGGGAGTTCATCGTCTTCCGCGGCCTGCAGGGCGTCGGCGGCGGCGGTCTGATGATCCTGGCGCAGGCCATCATCGCCGATGTGGTGCCCGCGAAGGATCGCGGCAAGTACATGGCCCCGATGGGCGCCGTCTTCGGTATCACTTCGGTGGCCGGGCCGCTGCTCGGTGGCTTTTTCGCCGACACCCTCGGCTGGCGCTGGTGCTTCTGGATCAATGTGCCGATCGGTCTCGCGGCGCTGTTCATCGCGTTCCGCTATTTGAGCGTCCCCAGCCACCGGCCCAAGACCAGGCCGGACTATCTCGGTGTGCTGCTGATGTCGGCCGCGACGACGCTGTTGATCCTGATCACCGACTGGGGCGGCAAGCAGTACGCGTGGGGCTCGACGACGATGGTGACGATGATCGCCGCACTGGTGATCGTGGTCGCGGCCTTCATCGCCGTGGAAGCACGGGCCGAGGAGCCGATGCTGCCGCTGTGGCTGTTCCGCAACCGGACCTTCGTGCTCACCTCCGCGATCGGCCTGCTCGTCGGTCTGGTCATGTTCGCGGCGCTCGCGTTCATCCCGACCTACCTGCAGATGGCCACCGGCGCGTCCGCCTCGGTCTCCGGCCTGCTGTTGATCCCGATGATGGTCGGCCTGATGATCGCCCTGATGGGTTCGATGGCCGCGATCACCAAGACCGGCCGGTACCGGATCTACCCGCCGCTGGGCGCGCTGATCATCATCCTCGGCATGCTGTGGCTGACCCAGTTGACCGCACACACCGCGATGTGGGTCGTCTCGGCGATGCTGTTCGTGATGGGCGCAGGCCTCGGCCTGATCATGCAGATCATCGTGCTCGTCGTGCAGAACGCCGTAGCACCCGATCAGATCGGCACCGCGACCAGCGCCAACAACTACTTCCGGGAAATGGGTGGTGCCATCGGTGTCGCCGTCTTCGGCTCGATCTTCACCAGCCGGCTGACCGAGGGGCTGACCGATGCGTTCGTCTCGCACGGCCCCGAGGTGATGGCGGCGAAACTCGATCCGGGCGCGCTGGTGCCGTCGGTGGTCAAGAACCTGCCCGCGGACCTGCACGACGCGATTGTCGGGGCATACGTACACGCCCTGGTCCCCGGCTTCTGGTACCTGATCCCCGGTGCGATCATCGCCTTCCTGCTCGCGCTGTTCATCCCGCAGCTGAAGCTGTCCGACGAGGCGGGCATGGTCGCCCGCGGCGAAGCGGTAATGGACAAGGCGGAGTCGACCGAGGACGGGAAGCCGGATCCTCGGCTCGTCACCGAACACAGCTGA
- a CDS encoding TetR/AcrR family transcriptional regulator: MPPTERAESPIGLRAQKKRQTRLDLCMAARRLAVEHGLDATTVEDIAKVVGVSPRTFFNYYDTKLDAVVGPIEEIGNAHAREVFIGGGPSGVLIEDLTWLFASAFEPETEVREAISLVIELIKAEPRVFAAFMAAGVRQEAIVGDLLSARAGAPVAPEFAALAAGIMTTLTTRAAMTSAADSTKSLTAALHDHCAMAARLFDKPDDAQRRPAR; the protein is encoded by the coding sequence ATGCCACCGACCGAGCGGGCGGAGTCACCGATCGGTCTCCGTGCCCAGAAGAAACGCCAAACCCGGCTCGACTTGTGCATGGCCGCACGACGGTTGGCGGTAGAGCACGGGCTCGACGCGACGACCGTCGAGGACATCGCAAAGGTGGTCGGCGTCTCGCCGCGCACGTTCTTCAACTACTACGACACCAAGCTGGACGCGGTGGTCGGCCCGATCGAGGAGATCGGCAACGCGCACGCCCGCGAAGTGTTCATCGGCGGTGGGCCGAGTGGGGTCCTCATCGAGGATCTCACCTGGCTGTTCGCCTCGGCGTTCGAGCCGGAAACGGAAGTGCGCGAGGCGATCTCGCTGGTGATCGAGCTCATCAAAGCCGAGCCGCGGGTATTCGCGGCCTTCATGGCCGCTGGTGTCCGGCAGGAGGCCATTGTCGGTGACCTGTTGTCCGCTCGCGCGGGCGCACCGGTCGCCCCCGAATTCGCCGCGCTCGCAGCGGGAATCATGACCACCCTCACCACCCGGGCCGCGATGACCTCGGCCGCGGATTCGACCAAATCGCTGACCGCGGCGCTGCACGACCACTGCGCGATGGCCGCCCGGCTGTTCGACAAGCCTGACGACGCACAAAGGAGACCCGCCCGATGA
- a CDS encoding serine hydrolase domain-containing protein, with translation MRRSLKSIAVSVSTAAAVLLGTEIVCGTADAAPADQRQCAVTDGREPQTATPEEVGLDAAALRKAVEFAADPTRLNVQVFRNNCLIAAGPRNDQTGGVPWNLWSSTKSVVSMVAGIAIDEGRLRLDDPIDDYLPAGLGDAAHRAITVRSLLTESSGVQVAVASEGITGLAQVDPNVVAQALAMPIEKPQGVEWKYSQRAVDLLVYVVQRAVGTDFQAYAQRKLFDPLGIRRTDYHWGRDRSGNTYGYAHLVMPPDDFAKLGLLVVNHGDWQGKRIISADYLRQASRPTATNQCYGFLFVVNGPGCTVELPGLPPDAVKMGGMMRQDNFIVPSLGLLVSWTGVTVPGGAVSFPHDVLRGIVGAFRAPLLPDPGPYVQQPDISLADPMISNPDATYGALGIGPYAYPGCGPLECLGKPLAPPFGDWPPGCFILGCLGPHPATPGIR, from the coding sequence GTGCGTCGTTCTCTGAAAAGCATTGCGGTATCGGTCAGCACGGCCGCCGCGGTGTTGCTCGGCACCGAAATCGTGTGCGGCACGGCCGATGCCGCACCAGCGGACCAGCGGCAGTGCGCGGTCACCGATGGGCGAGAACCGCAGACGGCGACGCCGGAAGAGGTGGGGCTCGACGCGGCCGCGCTACGCAAGGCGGTGGAGTTCGCGGCGGACCCGACTCGGCTCAACGTCCAGGTGTTCCGCAACAACTGTCTGATCGCCGCCGGGCCGCGCAACGACCAGACCGGTGGCGTGCCATGGAATCTGTGGAGCAGTACGAAAAGTGTGGTCTCCATGGTCGCGGGCATCGCCATCGATGAAGGGCGGCTTCGGCTCGACGACCCCATCGACGACTATCTCCCGGCTGGGCTCGGCGACGCGGCGCATCGGGCGATCACCGTCCGCAGCCTGCTCACCGAATCGTCGGGCGTGCAGGTCGCGGTGGCCTCGGAGGGCATCACCGGGTTGGCGCAGGTCGACCCGAACGTGGTCGCGCAGGCGCTGGCGATGCCCATCGAGAAGCCGCAGGGTGTGGAGTGGAAATACAGTCAACGAGCCGTTGATCTGCTCGTCTATGTGGTGCAGCGCGCGGTGGGCACGGACTTTCAGGCGTATGCCCAGCGAAAGTTGTTCGACCCGCTGGGTATTCGGCGGACCGACTACCACTGGGGCCGGGACCGCAGCGGCAACACCTACGGATACGCGCACCTCGTCATGCCGCCCGACGATTTCGCCAAGCTCGGCTTGCTGGTCGTCAATCACGGTGACTGGCAGGGCAAACGGATCATTTCCGCCGACTATCTCCGGCAGGCCAGCCGTCCGACGGCAACCAATCAGTGCTACGGATTCCTCTTCGTGGTCAACGGACCGGGCTGCACCGTCGAGCTGCCGGGCCTGCCGCCGGACGCGGTGAAGATGGGCGGCATGATGCGCCAGGACAACTTCATCGTGCCGAGCCTTGGCCTGCTGGTCAGCTGGACCGGGGTGACCGTTCCCGGTGGCGCGGTGAGCTTTCCGCACGACGTGCTCCGCGGCATCGTCGGCGCCTTCCGCGCACCGCTGCTTCCGGACCCGGGACCCTATGTGCAGCAACCGGATATCAGCCTCGCCGACCCGATGATCTCGAACCCGGACGCGACCTACGGCGCGCTGGGCATCGGTCCCTACGCCTATCCCGGCTGTGGACCGCTCGAGTGCCTCGGCAAGCCGCTCGCGCCGCCCTTCGGCGACTGGCCACCCGGCTGCTTCATCCTCGGCTGTCTGGGGCCGCACCCCGCGACCCCCGGCATCCGATAG
- a CDS encoding aspartate aminotransferase family protein, whose product MASPTITSRSTEDFWADADRHLVRYAGTGSFTREIIARAAGSFLYTESGREILDFTSGQMSAILGHSHPDIVATVRRQVGELDHLFSGMLSRPVVDLARRLAGTVPAPLAKALLLTTGAEANEAAIRMAKLVTGKHEIVSFARSWHGMTQAAASATYSAGRKGYGPAAPGNFAIPAPHPYRPDFTTAAGELDWRRQLDFAFDLIDAQSVGSLAACIVEPILSSGGVIEPPPGYFAALHEMCRERGMLLILDEAQTGLCRTGSWYAFERDGIVPDILTLSKTLGAGLPLAAVLTSAEIEQEAHDRGFLFFTTHVADPLVAAVGNTVLDVLVRDRLEQRAAELGAFLRHGLARIAERHNVVGDIRGRGLLAGLELVVDRATKQGSDELGALVTRRCLELGLHMNIVQLPGMGGVFRIAPPLTATEDELSLGLAILDQAIGEAAARI is encoded by the coding sequence ATGGCTTCTCCCACCATCACATCGCGATCCACCGAAGACTTCTGGGCCGACGCCGACCGTCACCTCGTGCGCTACGCGGGCACGGGCTCATTCACCCGAGAAATCATCGCCCGCGCCGCCGGAAGCTTCCTGTACACCGAAAGCGGCAGGGAGATACTCGATTTCACCTCGGGGCAGATGAGCGCGATTCTCGGGCACTCGCATCCGGACATCGTGGCGACGGTGCGCCGCCAGGTCGGCGAGCTCGACCATCTGTTCAGCGGCATGCTCAGCCGCCCGGTCGTCGACCTCGCCCGCAGACTGGCGGGCACCGTGCCCGCGCCGCTGGCCAAGGCGCTGCTGCTGACCACCGGCGCCGAGGCGAACGAGGCCGCGATCCGAATGGCCAAGCTGGTCACCGGCAAACACGAGATCGTCTCGTTCGCCCGGTCCTGGCACGGCATGACCCAGGCCGCGGCAAGCGCGACCTACAGCGCGGGCCGTAAGGGTTACGGCCCGGCCGCGCCGGGCAACTTCGCGATCCCGGCGCCGCACCCCTACCGGCCCGACTTCACCACCGCCGCAGGCGAACTCGATTGGCGCAGGCAGCTGGACTTCGCCTTCGACCTGATCGACGCCCAGTCGGTCGGCAGCCTGGCCGCCTGCATCGTCGAGCCGATCCTCAGCTCCGGCGGGGTGATCGAACCGCCGCCCGGCTACTTCGCCGCGCTGCACGAGATGTGCCGGGAACGCGGCATGCTGCTGATCCTCGACGAAGCGCAGACCGGTCTGTGCCGCACCGGATCCTGGTACGCGTTCGAGCGCGACGGCATCGTGCCGGACATTCTCACCCTGTCCAAGACGCTCGGCGCGGGCCTGCCGCTCGCGGCCGTGCTCACCAGCGCCGAGATCGAGCAGGAGGCACACGACCGAGGGTTCCTGTTCTTCACCACCCACGTCGCCGACCCGCTGGTCGCGGCGGTCGGCAATACCGTGCTCGACGTGCTCGTCCGCGATCGGCTCGAGCAGCGGGCGGCTGAGCTCGGCGCATTCCTGCGCCACGGCCTGGCGCGCATTGCCGAGCGACACAACGTCGTCGGCGACATCCGCGGCCGCGGCCTGCTCGCCGGGCTGGAACTCGTCGTCGACCGGGCGACCAAGCAGGGCTCCGACGAACTCGGCGCGCTGGTCACCCGGCGCTGCCTGGAGTTGGGTCTGCACATGAACATCGTGCAACTCCCGGGCATGGGCGGTGTCTTCCGCATCGCCCCACCGCTGACCGCCACCGAGGACGAGCTGTCGCTCGGCCTCGCCATCCTGGACCAGGCGATCGGCGAGGCGGCCGCGCGGATCTGA
- a CDS encoding LysR family transcriptional regulator, giving the protein MLNPWRLRLLSQLDSLGTVRAVAQAANLSASSVSQQLAVLEAETHTQLLERTGRRVRLTPAGLILARRARAILDHMGTVEAELRSLGAEPVGLVRLGAFQSAIHSLCVPAVTRLAHTHPHLDIELHELEPHESMRALRVGDADIVITTTDFVEQPLGPDVDIVALATDPIVLVLPPGRAARGPADLAAYADEPWVFDMPKSYMASLATRLCRESGFEPRVICRFSNYMMTLQHVEAGLSIALLPGLAVDPRYRVVTRDLASPVTRTITAVIRRGVPPRAAVTTVLDALRRHDDLPGLAEPGDR; this is encoded by the coding sequence ATGCTGAACCCTTGGCGGCTGCGCCTGCTGAGCCAGCTCGACTCCCTCGGCACCGTCCGGGCGGTCGCGCAGGCGGCGAATCTGAGCGCGTCCAGCGTGTCTCAGCAGCTCGCGGTGCTCGAGGCCGAGACACATACGCAGCTGCTGGAACGGACCGGCCGACGGGTCCGGCTCACCCCGGCCGGGCTGATCCTGGCCCGCCGGGCCAGGGCCATCCTCGACCACATGGGCACCGTCGAAGCGGAATTGCGCAGCCTCGGTGCCGAACCCGTCGGACTGGTCCGGCTCGGTGCGTTCCAAAGCGCCATCCACTCGCTGTGCGTGCCCGCGGTGACCCGGCTGGCGCACACCCACCCGCACCTGGACATCGAGCTGCACGAGCTGGAACCGCACGAGAGCATGCGTGCGCTACGCGTCGGTGACGCCGACATCGTCATCACGACAACAGACTTCGTCGAACAGCCACTCGGCCCGGACGTCGACATCGTGGCGCTGGCCACCGATCCGATCGTGCTCGTGCTGCCACCCGGCCGGGCCGCGCGCGGACCCGCCGATCTCGCCGCCTACGCCGATGAACCGTGGGTCTTCGATATGCCCAAGTCCTACATGGCAAGTCTGGCAACCCGGCTCTGCCGCGAGTCCGGTTTCGAGCCGAGGGTGATCTGCCGATTCAGCAATTACATGATGACGCTGCAACACGTCGAAGCGGGCCTGTCGATCGCCCTGCTGCCCGGCCTTGCCGTCGACCCGCGCTACCGCGTGGTGACCAGGGACCTCGCCAGCCCGGTCACCCGGACGATCACCGCCGTGATCCGGCGCGGCGTACCCCCGCGCGCCGCCGTCACGACAGTGCTGGACGCCCTGCGCAGGCACGACGACCTGCCGGGTCTCGCCGAGCCGGGGGATCGCTGA
- a CDS encoding C40 family peptidase has translation MASKTDDVRYPRSLRRVFWLALTAGAAFSGALLLNAGEASAQTVTVAGIGTFEVPNEIAIPPGLPGISASIPQQESAPSAAPSRADFATPGTEFTLPGIPGHFDLAGVPGFRSPAPVLPRVAPEKTTGEVAVEAARAKLGAGYANSAGPDAFDCSGLVKWSYEQAGVSVPRTSYDQLAAGTPVAEEDLRPGDLVSFYGGGHSALYAGDGKVIHASTYGTGVTESPMTSMPYAGARRFHG, from the coding sequence ATGGCATCGAAGACCGACGACGTCCGATATCCCCGCTCGCTCCGCCGGGTGTTCTGGTTGGCACTCACCGCGGGAGCAGCTTTCTCCGGCGCCCTCCTGTTGAACGCGGGAGAGGCATCGGCACAGACGGTAACCGTCGCAGGCATCGGAACTTTCGAGGTGCCGAACGAAATCGCCATCCCGCCTGGCCTTCCCGGCATCTCCGCCTCGATTCCGCAGCAGGAGAGCGCGCCATCCGCTGCTCCCTCCCGAGCGGACTTCGCCACTCCCGGAACCGAATTCACGCTCCCCGGCATTCCTGGGCACTTCGACCTCGCAGGTGTTCCCGGCTTCCGGTCACCGGCCCCGGTGCTTCCCCGCGTCGCGCCGGAGAAGACCACCGGCGAAGTCGCCGTCGAAGCCGCCCGTGCCAAGCTCGGCGCCGGTTACGCGAACTCGGCGGGCCCGGACGCGTTCGACTGCTCCGGCCTGGTCAAGTGGTCCTACGAGCAGGCTGGCGTCTCGGTCCCGCGCACCAGCTATGACCAGCTCGCCGCGGGAACCCCGGTGGCCGAGGAGGATTTGCGACCCGGCGATCTGGTGTCGTTCTACGGCGGCGGCCACTCCGCCCTGTACGCGGGCGACGGCAAGGTCATCCACGCCTCGACCTACGGCACGGGCGTCACGGAGTCCCCGATGACCTCGATGCCCTACGCGGGAGCTCGCCGCTTCCACGGCTAG
- a CDS encoding ESX secretion-associated protein EspG — MSRTLTFTDLEFLVLWEGVRQDFLPAPLTFTSRTPGYRDFLREKVETRERLRHNDESLDGIFAMLTNPDIAIQVRGHNGRCCADPESSIRMLAVRAGEQGCLVTQLPGETVRHSAGFTVTPCAALALADTVAAALPPVAAGTRSNVELLTQPEYDEMDYRYRESIVHNVAGGSTWERSTEFLRHPATLVGTIDVVQGRSLFGPRGITRSRLQWRDLEDDGRYVIADQWTPIAVPACEQRLTALINVRIAEVVRAIKDERA; from the coding sequence ATGAGCCGAACCTTGACCTTCACCGACCTGGAGTTCCTGGTCCTGTGGGAAGGTGTGCGACAAGACTTTCTGCCCGCGCCACTCACCTTCACCAGCCGAACTCCCGGCTATCGCGACTTCCTCCGGGAGAAGGTTGAGACGCGAGAGCGGTTGCGCCACAATGACGAATCGCTCGACGGCATCTTCGCGATGCTGACGAATCCGGATATCGCGATCCAAGTGCGCGGGCACAACGGCCGGTGCTGTGCGGATCCCGAGTCGAGTATCCGGATGCTTGCGGTACGCGCGGGCGAGCAGGGCTGCCTGGTGACCCAACTGCCGGGCGAGACGGTGCGTCACAGCGCGGGTTTCACCGTGACCCCCTGTGCCGCACTGGCTTTGGCCGACACGGTGGCGGCGGCTCTGCCCCCGGTCGCGGCGGGCACGCGGTCGAATGTCGAGCTGCTCACCCAGCCGGAGTACGACGAAATGGATTACCGGTACCGCGAATCCATCGTGCACAACGTCGCCGGTGGGTCGACCTGGGAACGCTCGACCGAGTTCCTGCGCCACCCGGCCACCCTGGTCGGCACGATCGACGTCGTGCAGGGCCGTTCGCTGTTCGGGCCGCGCGGCATCACCCGCAGCCGATTACAGTGGCGCGATCTCGAGGACGACGGCCGGTACGTGATCGCGGATCAGTGGACGCCGATCGCGGTGCCCGCGTGCGAGCAGCGGCTGACGGCGCTGATCAATGTCCGGATCGCCGAGGTGGTCCGGGCCATCAAGGACGAACGCGCCTGA
- a CDS encoding TetR/AcrR family transcriptional regulator: MDRLTREQSRQQTKQRLLAAAAELFAERGVNGTSVEQIAERAGFSRGAFYGNFADKHELALDLIVQRTERELDEVSQLDHSTGEPLRQFHRDRARHHAEWLTLRLELVLHVLRNPELRPRLAERELFARDAITSGITCRLPDPPADPAFLALIVHALEDGLLIQKLLTPEGNPDDVVAQAFELLIASWTALAAAKPQAAAGAGET; the protein is encoded by the coding sequence ATGGACCGCCTGACTCGTGAGCAGAGCCGGCAGCAGACCAAGCAACGGTTGCTCGCCGCCGCGGCCGAACTGTTCGCCGAACGGGGGGTCAACGGCACCTCGGTGGAGCAGATCGCCGAGCGCGCGGGTTTCAGCCGAGGCGCCTTCTACGGCAACTTCGCCGACAAGCACGAACTCGCCCTCGATCTGATCGTGCAACGCACCGAGCGCGAACTCGACGAGGTCAGCCAGCTCGACCACAGCACCGGTGAACCGCTGCGACAATTCCACCGCGACCGCGCCCGGCATCACGCCGAATGGCTCACGCTGCGTCTGGAACTCGTGCTGCACGTGCTGCGCAACCCCGAACTGCGGCCCCGCCTGGCCGAACGCGAGCTCTTCGCGCGTGACGCCATCACCTCTGGCATCACCTGCCGTCTGCCCGATCCGCCCGCCGATCCGGCCTTCCTCGCCCTGATCGTGCACGCGCTGGAGGACGGCCTGCTCATCCAGAAACTGCTGACACCCGAGGGGAACCCCGATGATGTGGTGGCGCAGGCTTTCGAATTGCTGATCGCCTCCTGGACCGCCCTCGCCGCGGCGAAACCCCAGGCAGCCGCGGGTGCGGGGGAGACGTAG
- a CDS encoding amidase, which produces MEMYRASAAQVAAAIKAGEVTAVEVMTEHLARIDEVNPAVNAVTTLLAETALAAAEEVDKQRAAGVPLGPLAGVPLTVKENIHVEGSATTMGVPRFRELVAAADAPPVRRLRAAGAIPIGRTNLPDLTIGGMHTTSTLYGDTRNPWDPNGRTPGGTSGGDAVAVATGMTPVGLGNDSGGSLRIPAVFNGVAALKPGYGRFAADHRLGDHEPTLASQLLPVDGPIARSVADLRLVCEVLAGADGQDPRAVPVPVDGPVVTKRVGVVTDPGGHGVHPDIEAAITAAADALRDAGYLVEEVTVPALDDALEVYAGLISTEFSLAWPAIRPLLAPNTQLHMELSMQLRPPLDLAGYIQLTAARLGVQRAWTKFFTRYPLLLGPVSTELAPPPMVPSDAEQHERMMGPVRLCTASSLVGAPAVAVPVGVFDGLPLGVQLIGAMYREDLCLAAADAIEQRFGVLTPIDVRLDRG; this is translated from the coding sequence ATGGAGATGTATCGGGCGTCGGCAGCGCAGGTAGCCGCCGCGATCAAGGCAGGCGAGGTCACCGCGGTCGAGGTGATGACTGAACACCTGGCACGCATCGACGAAGTCAATCCGGCGGTGAACGCGGTGACCACCTTGCTGGCCGAGACCGCGCTGGCCGCCGCCGAGGAGGTCGACAAGCAGCGGGCAGCGGGCGTGCCATTGGGTCCGCTGGCCGGGGTGCCACTCACCGTGAAGGAGAACATCCACGTCGAGGGGTCCGCAACCACGATGGGCGTGCCGCGGTTTCGGGAACTGGTCGCCGCGGCCGACGCGCCACCGGTGCGGCGGCTACGGGCCGCCGGTGCGATCCCGATCGGCAGGACCAATCTCCCCGATCTCACGATCGGCGGCATGCACACCACGAGCACCCTCTACGGCGACACCCGCAACCCATGGGATCCGAACGGACGAACACCCGGCGGCACCAGCGGCGGCGACGCTGTCGCGGTGGCGACCGGGATGACACCGGTCGGCCTCGGCAACGACTCCGGTGGCTCGCTGCGCATCCCCGCGGTGTTCAACGGAGTCGCCGCGCTCAAGCCCGGCTACGGCCGATTCGCCGCCGATCACCGCCTCGGCGATCACGAGCCGACGCTGGCCTCCCAATTACTCCCGGTGGACGGGCCGATCGCCCGCTCGGTCGCCGACCTGAGACTGGTCTGCGAAGTTCTGGCAGGCGCCGACGGGCAGGACCCGCGCGCGGTGCCGGTGCCGGTCGACGGTCCGGTGGTGACCAAGCGGGTAGGGGTGGTCACCGATCCGGGCGGCCACGGCGTGCACCCCGACATCGAGGCCGCGATCACCGCCGCCGCTGACGCTTTGCGCGACGCGGGATATCTCGTCGAAGAGGTGACGGTCCCCGCATTGGACGACGCACTCGAGGTCTACGCCGGACTGATCAGCACCGAGTTCTCCCTCGCCTGGCCGGCCATTCGCCCATTGCTGGCACCGAATACCCAGCTGCACATGGAGTTGAGCATGCAGCTCAGACCACCGCTGGACTTGGCCGGTTACATCCAGTTGACCGCGGCCCGGCTCGGCGTGCAGCGCGCGTGGACGAAGTTCTTCACGCGCTACCCCTTGCTGCTCGGACCGGTGTCGACCGAACTGGCACCGCCGCCGATGGTGCCCTCCGATGCCGAACAGCACGAGCGAATGATGGGGCCGGTGCGCTTGTGTACGGCGAGTTCCCTGGTGGGTGCACCCGCCGTGGCAGTCCCCGTCGGCGTATTCGACGGCCTGCCGCTTGGCGTCCAGCTCATCGGCGCGATGTACCGCGAAGATCTATGCCTTGCCGCCGCCGACGCCATCGAGCAGCGGTTCGGGGTGCTCACGCCCATCGATGTCCGCCTCGATCGCGGGTGA
- a CDS encoding Hsp20/alpha crystallin family protein, giving the protein MLMRTDPFRDLDRFTQQVFGTAARPAVMPMDAWREGDEFLVELDLPGIDPQSLDLDIERNVLTVRATRPELDSGRSMIAAERSRGVFSRQLFLGDGLDTDHIRADYTDGVLRLSIPVAEKAKPRKIEIEHTDRRQAINA; this is encoded by the coding sequence ATGCTGATGCGTACCGATCCGTTCCGTGATCTGGACCGTTTCACGCAGCAGGTGTTCGGCACAGCGGCCCGTCCCGCGGTGATGCCGATGGACGCCTGGCGCGAAGGTGACGAGTTCCTGGTCGAACTCGACCTGCCCGGCATCGACCCGCAATCGCTGGACCTGGATATCGAGCGCAACGTGTTGACCGTCCGTGCGACACGCCCGGAGCTCGACTCGGGACGGTCGATGATCGCCGCGGAACGTTCCCGTGGCGTATTCAGCCGCCAGTTGTTCCTCGGCGATGGCCTCGACACCGACCACATTCGCGCCGACTACACCGACGGCGTGCTGCGCCTGAGCATCCCGGTCGCGGAGAAGGCCAAGCCGCGCAAGATCGAGATCGAGCACACCGACCGGCGTCAGGCGATCAACGCCTGA
- a CDS encoding MerR family transcriptional regulator, whose translation MPQEPRNGSPLPEPGQAVYGISVAAELAGIGVQTLRLYERHGLLTPARSDGGTRRYSTDDLARMQRIATLAAAGVNLAGIGRILDLEDANADLHSDNTRLRTDNAALRANRRSKSSG comes from the coding sequence ATGCCGCAGGAGCCGCGAAACGGGTCGCCCCTGCCCGAGCCGGGGCAGGCGGTGTACGGGATCTCGGTGGCCGCCGAGCTGGCCGGGATCGGCGTGCAGACGCTGCGGCTCTACGAACGCCACGGCCTGCTCACTCCCGCGCGCAGCGATGGCGGCACCCGCCGCTACAGCACCGACGATCTCGCCCGCATGCAACGGATCGCCACCCTGGCGGCGGCCGGGGTGAACCTCGCCGGCATCGGCCGCATCCTCGACCTGGAGGACGCCAACGCCGATCTGCATTCCGACAACACCCGCCTGCGCACCGACAACGCCGCCCTGCGCGCCAACAGGCGCAGCAAGTCGTCCGGCTGA